The Streptomyces puniciscabiei genomic interval GAGCGGGCCACGTCGTCCAGGGTGGGGCCCATCTCGGCGAGGTGGTCCTCACGGACGTTGCACAGCACGCCGATGGTGGAGCGGATCAGCTTGGACTGGTTGATCTCCTGCAGGGCCGGCATGACGGCCATGCACTCGATGACCAGCGCGTCCGGCTGGTACGCGGCGGCGCGCCGCACGATGCCGATCTGCTCGACCACGTTGGCGATGCCGAACTTGCGGTAGACCGGCTCCTCGGTGGCGTCCGGATGGATGAACCGGGCGGCGGTGCCGGTGGTCTTGGCGACGGTGACCAGTCCGCCGCCGCGCAGGGCGCCCGCGCACAGCCGGGTGATGGAGGACTTGCCGCGGATGCCGTTGACCAGGACGCGGGTGGGGATGTGGTCCAGGTTGGTGAAGTGCCGCCGCTGCTCGACGACGCCCGCGGCGAGCAGTATCGCGCAACAGACCAGCAGCACGGTGTAGAGGAAGAGCACGGGTGATCAGTTCCTTGATCAGTTCCTTGTGTACTGCTGGGGCGGGTTCTGCCGCGGTGCCGGGGGCTGGGGCGGCGGGGTGTGGCGGGGCTGCTGCCGGCGCTGGTCCTGCAGCTGCTGCCGGATGAGTTCCAGGGAGCGGGTGACGGCGCCGACCTCGTCGTGGTGCTGCGGGTAGAGCACGCTCTTGCGGTCGCCCGCGGCCAGCGCCTCGGCCCGGTCGGCGAGGGTGCGCAGCGGCCGGGCCACCACGATGTGCAGCCAGCCCAGGCAGGCGACGGCCGCGGCGGCGCCGAGCAGACCGGCGAGGACGGTGCGGTTCTGGGTGTCGTACTCCGGGAGCGCGAGCCGGTCGACGGGCTCCCAGCTGACGACGCTGAAGTGGAGGGACTCGGCCGAACCGCCGCCGGAGAACGGCGAGGCGGCGGCGATCCGCAGCCCGTTGTCCCGGTACAGCACCCCGTTGGACCGCGGTTTCTTGCCGAGCCGCTGGGCGCTGGCCGCGACCAGGTCCTGGAGGTGCTGGTCGGGCAGCGACTGAAAGGCGAGGAAGCCGGTGTTGCCGGCGATGACCTTGTGCCGCTCGTCCACGAGCCGGACCACGCCGAGGCCGGGCCGGCTCAGCAGGGCGTTGAGGAACTCCACGCGGAACTCGCCGACCAGCTGGGCCCCGTTCCGGCCGGGTATCTCGGCGGCGGCGACGACCACCGGCTCCTTGCCGCCCTGGCCCAGCAGGCGCAGGGGCCTGCCGGACACCCGGTTCCGCTGAATCACCTTGGGCTTCTTGCCCTCGCGGACCTGGATCGCGCCGTGGGAGTCGACGACGTAGAGGGAGCGGTAGCGCTTGTTCTCGTTGTAGGTGCGCTCCAGGACCGTCTCCATGGCCTCGGGTGAGGTCTTGTCGCCGATCAGGGAGGCGACCGACTGCAGGTCGGCGTCGCCCTCGTTGAGCGCGCGGCGCACCCGGTCGCTGAGCGTATGGGTGCGTTCGCGCTGGTCGTTGACGAGCTGCCGGGGTATCTCGGCCGCGTTGTCGGCCCGGTTGACCAGCAGCATCAGCGGTGCGGCCCAGGCCAGCAGCAGCACGGCGCAGACCGCGAGGAAGGCGCTGGCGCCCACCTTGCGCAGCCCCTGGGGGCGTTCGGGCCGCCCGGTGGCCTCGGCGCTCTCTCCGAGCAGCTGCCGGCGCAGCCGTTCCAGGGCGCCGCCGATGCGGTGCGCCTCGCCGTAGCCGGGGACGGTGACGGGCCGGGTCAGGTCGCCGCGGGTGAGCCGGCGCGACTCCAGGAACAGCCGGATGAGCGGACGCTGCACGGTGCCCAGCAGCACCCCCACGGCAAGGGCGCCGACGAGCAGCAGGGCGGCGCCCGCCGCCAGTCCGAACACCGGGGACTTCGTCCCGCCGGAGTGCTCGGTCACCTTGACCATGGCGACGACGGAGAGGCCGAGCCCGCCGGCGGTGGTGGTCTCGCCGGGGTCGGCTGCGGCGAGCGTGGCGTATCCGGCGACGGACCGGTCGCCCTGCAGCTTGCCGCCGAGAAGGCTGCCGCTGACGCCCTGGTAGCCGCCGCTGCCCGGTTCCTTGCTGCTGCGCGGATCCTGCTGTGCGCGGCGGGCGGCCTGCTGGGCGAAGGCCTTCAGCTGCGTGCGGGAGGCCGTGATGTCCTTGCGGTCGACGCTGTTGCGCGCGGACTCCGGTTCGGCGATGCCGTCGCTGCTGAGGATCGTGCCGCCGGAGTCGACCACGGCGATGGAGCGGAAGTGGCCGAGGCTGATGCCGGGGAACTTCAGGTTCCGGGAGGCCACGAGCAGCAGCTGCGGCTTGCCCGGCCAGGTCAGCAGCCCGAAGGACAGCAGGCGTACCTCGCCGTTCTTCTGCCGGACCATGCGCGGGACCAGTCCGTCCTGGCCGCTGAGCGAGGACAGGTCCACGGAGGTCAGCGGCACCGTCTCACCGCGGGCCGCGACCAGTTTGCCGGTGCGCACCTCCACGACGGCGGTGCCCATCCACTTCTCGTAGGTGCTGCCGAGCTTGTCGAGGACGGCATCGCCGGAGACCGGCTGCCCGGCGCTGAACAGCGCGGCGGAGCGGGTGACGTCCTTGACGGACTCGTCGATGGAGGCGCGCAGCGCGATGGCGCCGTCCTCCGCGAAGTGCTGCTGGGACGTCAGCACCGCCCGCGGCACGCCGGAGCCGTCGACACGGCCCAGTACCAGCGCCGTGATGCTGGACAGCGTCAGCAGCAGCGCCGAGAGGACCGCGATCGGCGGGCGGATGCCTCCGATGAGCGACATGTCGGCTCGACGGCGGGCTCGGTGCTGCCGCGCCGGGGGCGGTGACGCCACAGATGGGTCCTCTCGTGCATGCGGGTTCCGGGCGTGCCGACAGTAAGAGCCCGCCCGGAAACCTCAGACAGACAAGAGCGGCGTTAAGTTGCAGTAAGCCCCACGTGATCTGCGCAACATCGAGCAACCGTCGGACAAGGTCGGACAAATACCCTGCCCATGGGGGGCATTTCGGGTATCTACTCGGGCAGGGGCATGAGCGGCTTCAGCCCGTCCTGGGCCGCGCCGCGGTTCAGCAGGGTGCCCTCGGTGCGCTCGAAGGCCAGCCGCAGCCGGGCCCGCTGGGCCTCGGTGAGGCCGTGGCCGTCACGGAGCGCGGCCGGCACGTCCAGCAGGCGGTAGTCCCGTACGTCGTCGTTCGTGTAGTCGGCGGTTCCGCCGTCCCGGACGTTCACGGTGTCCGGCGGGATGGTCAGCAGCGTCGGCTCGAAGCGCGGCTGGACGTCCCAGTGGCCCTTGCCGCGCTCGGTGAAGGTGAACCAGGCGATCACGCCCTCCTCGGTCAGGCCCGTGGGCTGCTCGTGCCGGGCGATCTGGTTGCCGAGGCCGTAGGAGATCCAGGTCCCGTCGACCTTCTCCATCGGCTCCACGACGTGCGCGTGATG includes:
- a CDS encoding HAMP domain-containing protein yields the protein MSLIGGIRPPIAVLSALLLTLSSITALVLGRVDGSGVPRAVLTSQQHFAEDGAIALRASIDESVKDVTRSAALFSAGQPVSGDAVLDKLGSTYEKWMGTAVVEVRTGKLVAARGETVPLTSVDLSSLSGQDGLVPRMVRQKNGEVRLLSFGLLTWPGKPQLLLVASRNLKFPGISLGHFRSIAVVDSGGTILSSDGIAEPESARNSVDRKDITASRTQLKAFAQQAARRAQQDPRSSKEPGSGGYQGVSGSLLGGKLQGDRSVAGYATLAAADPGETTTAGGLGLSVVAMVKVTEHSGGTKSPVFGLAAGAALLLVGALAVGVLLGTVQRPLIRLFLESRRLTRGDLTRPVTVPGYGEAHRIGGALERLRRQLLGESAEATGRPERPQGLRKVGASAFLAVCAVLLLAWAAPLMLLVNRADNAAEIPRQLVNDQRERTHTLSDRVRRALNEGDADLQSVASLIGDKTSPEAMETVLERTYNENKRYRSLYVVDSHGAIQVREGKKPKVIQRNRVSGRPLRLLGQGGKEPVVVAAAEIPGRNGAQLVGEFRVEFLNALLSRPGLGVVRLVDERHKVIAGNTGFLAFQSLPDQHLQDLVAASAQRLGKKPRSNGVLYRDNGLRIAAASPFSGGGSAESLHFSVVSWEPVDRLALPEYDTQNRTVLAGLLGAAAAVACLGWLHIVVARPLRTLADRAEALAAGDRKSVLYPQHHDEVGAVTRSLELIRQQLQDQRRQQPRHTPPPQPPAPRQNPPQQYTRN